GTACGCCGAGGCGCCGTTGACAGGAAGCTGGTGAAGATAGGGCCCAAAGGTGTAGTCATAGTCAGTCATGTACACGTTGTGTTTGGAGTCCACGGCGACCGTAAGTAGATAGTCCCCGCCATACCCGTCCGCTACAGCCAACAAGCTCCCTGCATATCCGGCCTTGCTGCCAGCAAGGCGACCTGCTGATGTGTAATAGCTGTTGGAGAAGCGATAGAAACCTGCTTGACCAACCCATACGTCGCCGTTCCAGTCCGTTGCAAGCACATACGGATCTGCGGCTTTGCCGTAGTCATCCACAGGAAGCTGCAGGCTGATTGCAAGCGTAAAGTCGTTCGGCGCTGTCGCGAGCGTGGGCTGGAATGGAACCTGCGACGGCATATCGCTGTACAGCTTCGCTAGCGTCACCGGCGAGGTCGAGACACCCACGGGGTTATGGGCCAGATTCATCATGGCCGTCACGGTATCTGCCGTGGTCGGCGTACCCGTAAAGGCATACAGATCTGCGCAGGGCGTGCTCGTAACGCCTGAAGTCTGAATGCAGTCCGCCATGATGTCGGCAATGGTGTTGATTGTTGCCGTGGGAACGGTACCGTTGCCCGCAGGCGTTTTGGTGAGCGCCGTGCCCGAGCCTTCGCTCACGAGGTTGAATACGTTGGAGAAAGCATTCGCCATGCCTGTGACAGCCTGCGCCTGAGTCGTGTTGCCTGTCACACCTTCGTCGTCGGAGATGTGCGTGGAATCCGTCGCGAAACCCGCCACAGCATAGGCTGCGGCCACGGTAGACACCTCATTCACGTTCACAACCGTCGCCGACGTCACGGTCGAGCATTCGCCGAGCACCGCCATCACAGCCGCTGTTGCGTTCACACCGTTCACGCCGCCGCTCTTCGTCGGGTCGCCGCCCATCGTGTTGCCGCCCAGCGCGTAGACATACAGCTGCTGCCCCGTTGTACACGGGCCCCACTTGCCCGTCAGGACGAAGCTGCCATCGGCGCCGCTGGTGACGTAGTAGTTGCCGTTCGTGTCCACGCTCGTGCCCGTGGTGCTCTTGATCAGCGAGACAGACTTGTTCGTCGTAGCCGCTGCCAGCCCGGGACCTGCGTTGCCGGCAGTGCCTGCCGCAAACAGATACACCTTCGCGCCGTTGACCGGAATGTTGCCGCCGATCACCTTGCCGGAGATCGCAACGTTATGCGCATCAACGATGTCGCCGCTCGGCGCACTGAGGTTCGACATACCGCAGCCCGTCAGCGCCAAAACGCCCAACAAAGCCGCAGAAGCCAGTGAAAGGTTGAACCACCGCGAACGATGATTTTGCGGAGAGCCACTCGATGAAAAAACGCAGCAATTGAACATGAGGATCCTTGGGTTTTATGGGTAAGAGGACGTCTGAGGAAATTCAAATGCAAGCGTTTGCCTAAGTCAACGCAATTCCGTCGGAGAAAGATATTTCCGCAAAGCGCTCGCTGGTGCGGAGTAAGCCACCAATCAACTCGCGGGTGACAGGAGTTCACTTCCGACAAGCCGACTTCACGGTACATGTACCCGTCACTTCGCAAGGCACCTGATGAAAAAGGTAGATGTGGACTCCGACCTTAGTACAGCCTCAGCCGGACTCGTCTTGCGGTACGCTTCCAGAATGGCGAAGAAGAAAGATCTTCAGGGTGTCGCACACGATATTGCCCATCATGCAGGTAGCGGATTGAGCTATCTTTCACCGCATCTCGCCATGGCGATGAGAGAAGCATCCAGACAGACTGTCACAATCGATCTGTCACGTGAAATGCCCTACCCGCAAGATGTAGCTGAGGTAAAGCCCTTGCGGCTGGCCCTTAAAGCTCTCCATTTGAAAGCGTCAGAGATTCTCAAGGGGTATGGCTTTGAATTTCGTGACCTGAGTTGCCTCATCCTGTTTGTCACACCAGACGCCAGCGATCAAGCCGGGTACACACTTCACACCAGGACGGTCATCGTTTGTGAGAGCAAGCAGTTTGACTCGGGCTGGCTCTAGGCGTCTGCGCCATTCCATAACGTCGTTGGCGATGTGGCTTCGCGGACGGACAGATAGGTCCTGCTAAACGCCCTTGTAGGAAGAACAGGTGCTGACTCATCGGCGTGCGGCCTAGAAGCAGCTTGCACACAACATGAGAGAGCGCCGCTCCAATTTCGGCAAAGATGCGGCCCGGTCGTCGCTATGCGCCACCTGAGGATGAATCCTGACGCAATCCTCGCGCATCTCGTAGAATGGAAAACAAATGAAGATCCACATCCCCACACCGCTGCGCGCTTACACCGACAAGCAGGAAACTGTTTCCGTCGATGGCGCCACCGTGGCTGAAGGGCTTGAGGCGCTTACCGTCGCGTATCCCGCGATCAAGCAGCACCTCTTCTCCCCCGACGGCAAGCTGCGGAGCTTCGTCAACGTGTACCTTGACGACGAAGATGTCCGCTACCTCCCGGAAAAGGAAGCCACCACCGTAGCTCCCGAAGCCGAACTCACGATCATCCCTTCCATCGCTGGCGGCTGTTGTAGCCCGCTGGCTGCCGGCTGTTGTCGCTAGGCTAAGCTCCACCAGCCGCGAGAACCCGCAGCCCCGTTCCCCCTACAATCTGAACCAGCCTCTGCGTCGTGAGCCGTTGCTCGCGCTATCGCCTACACGAAGGAACCCGATGCCAGCCACCTTTGAAGCACCCACCGCCACCGAGCTGCCGAAGCTCTCTAACGAAGAAATCGCCCGCTACTCGCGGCACCTCATCCTGCCCGAAGTCGGCATGGAAGGCCAGCAGAAGCTGAAGGCCGCGAAGGTGCTCTGCGTCGGCACCGGCGGTCTGGGTGCGCCGCTGGCGCTCTACCTTGCCG
Above is a genomic segment from Granulicella cerasi containing:
- a CDS encoding MoaD/ThiS family protein; the encoded protein is MKIHIPTPLRAYTDKQETVSVDGATVAEGLEALTVAYPAIKQHLFSPDGKLRSFVNVYLDDEDVRYLPEKEATTVAPEAELTIIPSIAGGCCSPLAAGCCR
- a CDS encoding Vgb family protein, with translation MSNLSAPSGDIVDAHNVAISGKVIGGNIPVNGAKVYLFAAGTAGNAGPGLAAATTNKSVSLIKSTTGTSVDTNGNYYVTSGADGSFVLTGKWGPCTTGQQLYVYALGGNTMGGDPTKSGGVNGVNATAAVMAVLGECSTVTSATVVNVNEVSTVAAAYAVAGFATDSTHISDDEGVTGNTTQAQAVTGMANAFSNVFNLVSEGSGTALTKTPAGNGTVPTATINTIADIMADCIQTSGVTSTPCADLYAFTGTPTTADTVTAMMNLAHNPVGVSTSPVTLAKLYSDMPSQVPFQPTLATAPNDFTLAISLQLPVDDYGKAADPYVLATDWNGDVWVGQAGFYRFSNSYYTSAGRLAGSKAGYAGSLLAVADGYGGDYLLTVAVDSKHNVYMTDYDYTFGPYLHQLPVNGASAYNEDLCSNSYSLAIDQNDTTECALNSQAGAEVIAFGPTPLSSSVGFRILSGDYTDYQNGLPVDMVGPDAAVDSNNNVWIDLVNGGNPGGVAVFSQANPNTYARFHTNSIGTPSGLAIDHSNSVWVVDSANNALVKFTGSGTSYTMQPPYTGGGLKAPRTIAIDGSGNAWVPNTTGGSISKFSSAGVALTPTSGFTGTAGTTGGTAGPVSTSIGAPNSIAIDGSGNVWVAVMGASSGPIVMYVGLGTPVVAPLALASKMNKIGARP